In the Natronobacterium texcoconense genome, one interval contains:
- a CDS encoding DUF7333 family protein, whose amino-acid sequence MEFDLPTTAAVFVALIALGTVGMIASGMMLTESVLMMVTPSMAVFGLLMLLIGVKHGEYRASN is encoded by the coding sequence ATGGAGTTCGACCTTCCAACGACCGCAGCCGTGTTCGTCGCACTGATCGCGCTCGGTACCGTCGGCATGATCGCATCGGGAATGATGCTCACCGAGAGCGTCCTGATGATGGTGACGCCGTCGATGGCCGTCTTCGGCCTGCTCATGCTCCTGATCGGCGTCAAACACGGAGAGTACCGCGCGAGTAACTGA
- a CDS encoding asparagine synthase C-terminal domain-containing protein produces the protein MTTLRGATPELVRDALERAEPLPGATGFAGEVDGRLVRDVLGREPLFYEGTASVDRWAFEPSTLEEPVPMPAGSVLEVAELENGTDDLSIQQRWSLPEPDPESDHDAALEALDAAIGTAIDDARSSDLEVAVAFSGGVDSALVAELLDAPLYVVGFPDSHDVEAARTAAEAMGRNLTVVELEPADLERAVPEIARATGRTNAMDVQIALPLYLVGERVAADGFDALAVGQGADELFGGYEKVVRLDHRVEAETTRGAVREQISSLSDQLPRDVLTIRATGLEPVAPLLHDAVVDAALRLPDDLLADEETRKRGFRRVATQYLPEEVADRDKKAVQYGSLVARELDRLARQAGYKRRMDDHVSKYIASLLEAEGDDTESDGER, from the coding sequence ATGACGACGCTTCGTGGCGCCACCCCTGAACTGGTTCGTGACGCCCTCGAGCGAGCGGAGCCACTGCCGGGAGCGACAGGGTTTGCTGGCGAGGTCGACGGCCGACTCGTTCGCGACGTCCTCGGACGCGAGCCGCTGTTCTACGAAGGCACAGCGTCGGTGGATCGCTGGGCGTTCGAGCCGTCCACACTCGAGGAGCCCGTTCCGATGCCCGCGGGTTCCGTCCTCGAGGTGGCGGAGCTCGAGAACGGAACGGACGACCTGTCGATCCAGCAACGCTGGTCCTTGCCCGAACCCGACCCGGAATCGGATCACGACGCCGCACTCGAGGCGCTCGACGCTGCGATCGGGACGGCAATCGACGACGCCCGCTCGAGCGATCTCGAGGTCGCCGTCGCTTTCTCGGGCGGCGTCGACTCCGCACTGGTCGCCGAGTTACTCGACGCACCGCTGTACGTCGTCGGTTTTCCGGACAGCCACGACGTCGAGGCGGCGCGGACGGCTGCCGAGGCGATGGGTCGGAACCTGACCGTCGTCGAACTCGAGCCCGCCGACCTCGAGCGTGCGGTACCCGAAATCGCGCGGGCGACGGGCCGGACGAACGCGATGGACGTCCAGATCGCCCTGCCGCTGTATCTGGTCGGCGAACGCGTCGCCGCGGACGGGTTCGACGCGCTCGCGGTCGGACAGGGTGCGGACGAACTGTTCGGCGGCTACGAGAAGGTCGTCCGGCTCGATCACCGCGTCGAGGCGGAGACGACCCGCGGCGCCGTCCGCGAGCAGATTTCGAGTTTGTCGGACCAGCTTCCGCGAGACGTGCTGACGATCCGGGCGACAGGTCTCGAGCCGGTCGCACCGCTTCTCCACGACGCCGTCGTCGACGCGGCGCTCCGACTTCCGGACGATCTGCTTGCCGACGAGGAGACGCGAAAGCGTGGCTTCCGACGGGTTGCAACGCAATACCTGCCCGAAGAGGTCGCAGACCGCGACAAGAAGGCAGTCCAGTACGGCAGCCTCGTCGCCCGCGAACTCGACCGACTCGCACGCCAGGCGGGATACAAACGCCGGATGGACGACCACGTCTCGAAATATATCGCGTCGCTGCTCGAGGCTGAAGGCGACGACACCGAGAGTGACGGAGAACGCTGA